A genome region from Sphingomonas sp. BGYR3 includes the following:
- a CDS encoding cystathionine gamma-synthase family protein translates to MSNETEADLTGVTPRRRPKANIETIGGRKLSPATLMMGHGFDPALSEGALKPPIFATSTFVFPNAAAGKRHFEGVTGKRPGGADGLVYSRFNGPNQEILEDRLGVWEEAEDALAFSSGMSAIATLFLTFVQPGDVIVHSGPLYAATETMIARLLGKFGVHWLDFPAGASRATIEGVLEQAKAKGRVPLIYLESPANPTNVLVDIEAVSAARDAVFGTGEDRPPIAIDNTFLGPLWQQPLRHGADLVVYSLTKYAGGHSDLVAGGVLGSKRHMDMIRAIRNTIGTICDPNTAWMLLRSLETLELRMTRAGENAARVCAFLRDHAKVERVGYLGFLKDDAQADIYRRHCTGAGSTFSLYLKGGEREAFAFLDSLRIAKLAVSLGGTETLASAPAAMTHLSVPDDRKRALDITDNLVRISIGVENADDLIADFDQALAAV, encoded by the coding sequence ATGTCCAACGAAACCGAGGCCGATCTGACCGGCGTCACCCCGCGCCGCAGGCCAAAAGCGAATATCGAAACGATCGGCGGACGAAAACTGAGCCCCGCCACGCTGATGATGGGGCACGGTTTCGACCCCGCTTTGTCCGAAGGGGCGCTGAAACCGCCGATCTTTGCCACCTCCACCTTCGTCTTTCCCAACGCCGCGGCGGGCAAGCGGCATTTCGAAGGGGTGACGGGCAAGCGTCCGGGCGGCGCAGACGGCCTTGTCTATTCCCGGTTCAACGGCCCCAATCAGGAAATCCTTGAGGACCGGCTGGGCGTCTGGGAAGAGGCGGAGGACGCGCTCGCCTTCTCCTCGGGGATGAGCGCCATCGCCACCCTGTTCCTCACCTTTGTCCAGCCGGGCGACGTGATCGTCCATTCCGGCCCGCTCTATGCGGCGACCGAAACGATGATCGCGCGGCTGCTGGGCAAGTTCGGCGTCCACTGGCTGGATTTCCCCGCCGGCGCATCGCGCGCGACGATCGAGGGCGTGCTGGAACAGGCCAAGGCAAAGGGCCGGGTGCCGCTGATCTACCTCGAAAGCCCCGCCAACCCCACCAATGTGCTGGTGGATATCGAGGCGGTGTCTGCGGCCCGCGATGCGGTGTTCGGCACGGGTGAGGATCGCCCGCCCATCGCCATCGACAACACGTTCCTTGGGCCGCTGTGGCAGCAACCGCTGCGGCATGGCGCCGACCTCGTCGTCTATTCGCTCACCAAATATGCCGGCGGGCACAGCGATCTGGTGGCGGGCGGCGTGCTGGGGTCGAAACGGCACATGGACATGATCCGGGCGATCCGGAACACCATCGGCACGATCTGCGACCCGAACACCGCATGGATGCTGCTGCGATCGCTGGAAACGCTTGAACTGCGCATGACGCGGGCGGGCGAGAATGCGGCGCGGGTCTGCGCGTTCCTTCGCGATCATGCCAAGGTGGAGCGGGTCGGCTATCTGGGTTTTCTGAAGGACGATGCCCAGGCGGACATTTACCGCCGCCATTGCACCGGGGCTGGCTCCACCTTCTCGCTCTATCTGAAGGGCGGCGAGCGGGAGGCGTTCGCCTTTCTCGACAGCCTGCGCATCGCCAAGCTGGCGGTCAGCCTGGGCGGCACGGAAACGCTGGCCAGCGCGCCCGCCGCAATGACCCATTTGTCGGTGCCCGATGATCGCAAGCGCGCGCTCGACATCACCGACAATCTGGTGCGCATCTCGATCGGCGTTGAAAATGCCGACGACCTGATCGCCGATTTCGATCAGGCATTGGCAGCGGTTTGA
- a CDS encoding phosphoribosyltransferase domain-containing protein, whose amino-acid sequence MPIFTPILHDAFADLIRALAAELAADDWQPDFIIGIGRGGLAPGVYLSHATGLATLSVDYSSKNADFSEAPLDRLAERTRAGERLLFLDDINDTGGTIGKLRERMAAKGAAMGQVRFATLLDNVRSTQKVDYRARMIDRAVTKDWFIFPWEAMAPDSAIAADAAEVPERTA is encoded by the coding sequence ATGCCGATTTTCACGCCCATTCTGCACGATGCCTTTGCCGATCTGATCCGTGCGCTGGCGGCCGAACTGGCGGCGGACGACTGGCAGCCGGATTTCATCATCGGCATCGGCCGGGGCGGCCTTGCCCCCGGTGTCTATCTCAGCCACGCCACGGGGCTGGCCACGCTGTCGGTGGATTATTCTTCGAAGAACGCTGATTTCTCCGAAGCGCCGCTCGACCGGCTGGCGGAACGGACGCGGGCCGGCGAGCGGCTGTTGTTCCTCGATGACATCAACGATACCGGCGGCACCATCGGCAAGCTGCGCGAACGCATGGCGGCCAAGGGCGCGGCGATGGGTCAGGTCCGCTTTGCCACGCTGCTCGACAATGTCCGCTCCACGCAAAAGGTCGATTACCGCGCCCGCATGATCGACCGGGCAGTGACCAAGGACTGGTTCATCTTTCCGTGGGAGGCGATGGCCCCGGACAGCGCGATTGCCGCCGACGCGGCCGAGGTGCCGGAACGCACCGCCTGA
- a CDS encoding acyltransferase — MTGAAPRPRFSNFDWLRLVAASAVIFSHSFPIAEDSEVNEPFVRYLDAPILGLFGVAMFFAMSGFLIAQSAGFNPSWRAFLLNRALRIYPALLVVLVLTAFVVAPFFHARGAMGFLTSTIPFRYVAKGLLLLDGLLLSGLQFYPGDYGWVVNGSMWTILYEIACYVAIALLMMLGIMRLWAVLAIGLGTVLVVPLLMSPWVGLAEARIVLLVVPAFFAGAAIHFLLRGRPAYPAWPIALCAMLAVVGFRIGLPLETFGLWGAYPLIWIATHPRWQLPGLDRFGDISYGMYLYGWPVQQVWRVLLGEGATWQAVFMLSLPTAALFGYASWHLIERRALAFKARARRPDGITAPPVRWRRWRAG, encoded by the coding sequence TTGACCGGAGCAGCGCCACGCCCCCGCTTCAGCAATTTCGACTGGCTGCGCCTGGTGGCGGCAAGCGCCGTGATCTTTTCGCATTCCTTTCCGATTGCCGAGGACAGCGAGGTCAACGAACCCTTTGTCCGGTATCTGGACGCGCCGATTCTGGGTCTTTTCGGCGTTGCCATGTTCTTTGCGATGAGCGGATTCCTGATTGCGCAGAGCGCTGGATTCAACCCATCGTGGCGGGCATTCCTGCTCAATCGCGCGCTGCGAATCTATCCGGCGTTGCTGGTCGTACTTGTCCTGACTGCGTTCGTGGTTGCCCCGTTCTTCCACGCCCGCGGTGCGATGGGTTTCCTGACCTCGACGATCCCTTTTCGATATGTGGCAAAGGGGCTGTTGCTGCTCGACGGACTACTTCTGAGCGGCCTGCAATTCTATCCCGGCGACTATGGCTGGGTGGTCAACGGGTCCATGTGGACGATCTTGTACGAAATCGCCTGTTATGTGGCGATCGCGCTGCTGATGATGCTGGGCATCATGCGCCTGTGGGCGGTTCTGGCCATAGGGCTGGGCACGGTGCTGGTCGTGCCGTTGCTCATGTCGCCATGGGTGGGGCTGGCCGAGGCGCGGATCGTGCTCCTCGTCGTCCCGGCCTTCTTTGCGGGCGCGGCGATCCATTTCCTCTTGCGCGGCCGGCCCGCCTATCCCGCCTGGCCGATCGCCCTGTGTGCGATGCTGGCCGTGGTCGGTTTTCGCATCGGCCTGCCCCTCGAAACCTTCGGGCTTTGGGGCGCCTATCCGTTGATCTGGATCGCCACCCATCCGCGCTGGCAATTGCCGGGTCTCGATCGCTTCGGCGACATATCCTACGGCATGTATCTTTACGGCTGGCCGGTGCAGCAGGTGTGGCGCGTTCTTTTGGGCGAAGGGGCGACGTGGCAGGCGGTTTTCATGCTCAGCCTGCCGACTGCGGCGCTGTTCGGCTATGCCTCATGGCACCTGATCGAGCGTCGTGCGCTGGCCTTCAAGGCCAGAGCACGTCGACCCGACGGGATTACCGCGCCGCCAGTTCGTTGGCGGCGTTGGCGAGCTGGATGA
- the pgeF gene encoding peptidoglycan editing factor PgeF — translation MNGDKPVEVLRSTLLDGVAHGFLGRRGGVSTGVMAGLDMGRRGQAELSPELSENRRRAVDAVLPGATLVTLYQVHSAEAVIVNAAIADDARPHADAMVTRTPGLLLGILTADCAPVLFADAQTGVVGAAHAGWKGAISGVTDRTLDAMERLGARRDRIVAAIGPCIARASYEVDLAFAERFCADDAANERFFADGREGHVQFDLEGYVAHRLASAGVGRVAMLGEDTYPQTDRFYSFRRATHRGEPDYGRQISLIGL, via the coding sequence ATGAACGGCGACAAACCCGTCGAGGTGCTCCGTTCCACCCTCCTGGACGGGGTCGCGCACGGCTTTCTGGGTCGCCGGGGCGGCGTTTCGACCGGCGTCATGGCCGGCCTGGACATGGGGCGGCGCGGACAGGCGGAATTGTCGCCGGAACTGAGCGAAAATCGCCGCCGCGCGGTGGATGCGGTGCTGCCGGGCGCGACGCTCGTCACCCTGTATCAGGTTCATTCGGCAGAGGCGGTGATCGTCAATGCCGCCATTGCCGATGATGCCCGCCCCCATGCCGATGCGATGGTTACGCGCACGCCGGGCCTGCTGCTCGGCATCCTGACCGCCGATTGCGCCCCGGTGCTGTTCGCCGATGCACAGACGGGCGTGGTCGGTGCGGCCCATGCCGGGTGGAAAGGGGCGATCAGCGGCGTCACCGACCGGACGTTGGATGCGATGGAGCGATTGGGCGCCCGCCGCGACCGCATCGTCGCCGCCATCGGGCCGTGCATCGCCCGCGCCAGCTATGAGGTCGACCTGGCCTTTGCCGAGCGGTTTTGCGCCGACGATGCGGCCAATGAACGCTTTTTCGCCGATGGGCGGGAGGGGCATGTCCAGTTCGATCTGGAGGGGTATGTCGCGCATCGGCTGGCCAGCGCGGGCGTCGGCCGCGTGGCGATGCTGGGCGAGGATACCTATCCGCAAACCGACCGCTTCTACAGCTTTCGCCGGGCCACCCATCGCGGCGAACCGGACTATGGCCGCCAGATCAGCCTGATCGGTCTGTGA
- a CDS encoding YihY/virulence factor BrkB family protein, producing the protein MTEGSSQTPEARREQGGLQQRLANLGISQRVFEVAKRVVAGVFAEGFTHAGNLAYLSLVTLFPFFIVAAAIARLFGRTEDGLRTVEAFLRTMPPDVALVLQKPILDVLQARSGSLLWLGAIVGLWTTASFVETLRAIQRQAYGVKMSRPFWEYRLSAIGMIFASVILAMTAFSFQVALTGVEAFITQFFPFATDIQTTLSLSRFVPGIALFAALYILFYALTPGVYRRSNNPKWPGAALTTGWWLATTALLPIILTNLANYDLTYGSLAGVMIALIFFFIVGLGVVVGAQLNAALAESPETGLESASNKDLGAEGNA; encoded by the coding sequence ATGACTGAAGGCTCATCGCAAACACCCGAGGCACGTCGTGAACAGGGTGGGCTCCAGCAGCGGCTGGCCAATCTCGGCATCAGCCAGCGCGTGTTCGAGGTCGCCAAGCGCGTCGTTGCCGGCGTGTTTGCCGAAGGGTTCACCCATGCGGGCAATCTGGCCTATCTGAGCCTGGTCACGTTGTTCCCGTTCTTCATCGTCGCCGCCGCCATCGCCCGGCTGTTCGGCCGGACCGAGGACGGGCTGCGCACGGTCGAGGCGTTTTTGCGCACCATGCCGCCCGATGTCGCGTTGGTGCTGCAAAAACCGATCCTGGACGTGCTGCAGGCCCGTTCGGGATCGCTGTTGTGGCTGGGCGCGATCGTCGGGCTGTGGACCACGGCCAGCTTTGTCGAGACGCTGCGCGCGATCCAGCGACAGGCCTATGGCGTCAAGATGAGCCGGCCGTTCTGGGAATACCGGCTGAGCGCGATCGGGATGATCTTTGCCTCGGTCATCCTGGCGATGACGGCATTCAGCTTTCAGGTCGCGCTGACCGGGGTGGAGGCGTTCATTACCCAATTCTTCCCCTTTGCCACCGACATCCAGACGACGCTTAGCCTGTCGCGGTTCGTGCCGGGCATCGCGCTGTTCGCCGCGCTCTATATCCTGTTCTACGCCCTGACCCCCGGCGTTTATCGCCGGTCGAACAATCCGAAATGGCCGGGCGCTGCGCTGACCACCGGATGGTGGCTGGCGACGACCGCATTGCTGCCGATCATCCTGACCAATCTGGCCAATTACGACTTGACCTATGGCAGCCTGGCGGGGGTGATGATCGCCCTGATCTTCTTCTTCATCGTGGGGCTGGGCGTCGTTGTGGGTGCGCAACTGAACGCGGCGCTGGCAGAATCGCCCGAAACCGGTCTAGAGAGCGCGTCGAACAAGGACTTGGGCGCGGAAGGGAACGCATGA
- a CDS encoding adenosine deaminase encodes MTPVTKPFITGLPKAELHLHIEGSLEPELMMALARRNRVDIPFATVEDIRAAYQFSRLQDFLDIYYQGANVLRTAEDFRDLAIAYFDRAAADGVVHAEIFFDPQTHTDRGIAFDTVMQGLLAGMAAAEERHGLTSKLILCFLRHLDEDAAFATLAQAEPWLDRITGVGLDSSELGHPPEKFARVFARARDAGLKLVAHAGEEGPPDYVEQALDVLRIDRLDHGNRSLEDDALTRRLAETGMTLTVCPLSNLKLCVVPSLDAHPIDRMLQLGLRATVNSDDPAYFGGYVAENYRAVAAARGLSHGDLATLARNSFTGSFLDADSIAAHVAAVDAFVAEHA; translated from the coding sequence ATGACACCCGTTACCAAACCGTTCATCACCGGCCTGCCAAAGGCGGAGCTTCACCTGCATATCGAGGGGAGCCTGGAGCCGGAGCTGATGATGGCGCTGGCCAGGCGCAACCGCGTCGACATCCCCTTCGCCACGGTGGAGGATATCCGCGCAGCCTATCAGTTCAGCCGGCTGCAGGATTTCCTGGACATCTATTATCAGGGCGCGAACGTGCTGCGCACCGCAGAAGACTTCCGCGATCTGGCCATCGCCTATTTCGACCGGGCGGCGGCGGACGGCGTCGTCCATGCAGAGATTTTCTTCGATCCCCAGACGCACACCGACCGCGGCATTGCGTTCGATACGGTCATGCAGGGCCTGCTTGCCGGGATGGCAGCGGCAGAGGAACGGCATGGCCTTACCTCGAAACTGATCCTCTGTTTCCTGCGTCACCTGGATGAGGATGCGGCCTTTGCCACCCTGGCTCAGGCGGAGCCGTGGCTGGACCGGATCACCGGCGTCGGCCTGGATTCGTCCGAGCTTGGCCATCCGCCGGAAAAGTTTGCCCGCGTCTTTGCCCGCGCCCGGGATGCCGGGCTGAAACTGGTCGCCCATGCCGGAGAGGAAGGACCGCCCGATTATGTCGAACAGGCGCTGGATGTGCTTCGCATCGACCGGCTGGACCATGGCAATCGCAGTCTTGAGGACGATGCGCTGACCCGGCGGCTGGCCGAAACGGGCATGACGCTGACGGTGTGCCCGCTGTCCAACCTGAAGCTGTGCGTCGTCCCGTCGCTGGATGCCCATCCCATCGACCGGATGCTGCAACTGGGCCTGCGCGCGACGGTGAACAGCGACGATCCCGCCTATTTCGGCGGCTATGTCGCCGAAAACTACCGCGCGGTCGCGGCGGCACGCGGGCTGTCGCACGGCGATCTGGCAACGCTGGCCCGCAACAGCTTTACCGGCAGCTTCCTTGATGCGGACAGCATTGCAGCCCATGTCGCCGCAGTCGATGCCTTTGTCGCGGAACACGCCTGA
- the fabI gene encoding enoyl-ACP reductase FabI, giving the protein MTGLMAGKRGLIMGLANDKSLAWGIAKQLAEHGAELAFTYPNDSLAKRVVPLAAELGSDFCFPCEVSDMASVDAAFSTLAARWPTIDFVVHAIGFSDKNELRGRYYETSLDNFLMTMNISVYSFTAVARHAKALMPNGGSLLTLTYYGSEKVVPHYNVMGIAKSALDTSVKYLAVDLGRDNIRVNAISAGPIKTLAASGIGDFRYILKWNELNAPLKRNVTIEDVGGAGLYLLSDLSAGVTGEIHHVDAGYNVVGMKAEDAPDIALS; this is encoded by the coding sequence ATGACTGGATTGATGGCGGGCAAGCGCGGGCTCATCATGGGCCTGGCGAACGACAAGTCACTTGCCTGGGGCATTGCCAAGCAACTTGCCGAACATGGCGCCGAGCTGGCCTTTACCTATCCCAATGATTCGCTGGCCAAGCGTGTGGTTCCGCTGGCCGCCGAACTGGGATCGGATTTCTGCTTTCCGTGCGAGGTGTCCGACATGGCCAGCGTGGACGCGGCCTTTTCGACGCTGGCGGCCCGCTGGCCGACGATTGATTTCGTGGTCCACGCCATCGGCTTTTCGGACAAGAACGAGCTGCGCGGCCGCTATTACGAAACCAGCCTCGACAATTTCCTGATGACGATGAACATCAGCGTCTATTCCTTCACCGCCGTGGCGCGTCATGCCAAGGCGCTGATGCCGAATGGCGGCAGCTTGCTCACGCTGACCTATTACGGGTCGGAAAAGGTCGTGCCGCATTACAATGTCATGGGCATCGCCAAGTCGGCGCTGGATACCAGCGTGAAATATCTCGCCGTTGACCTTGGCCGCGACAATATCCGCGTCAACGCGATCTCGGCCGGGCCGATCAAGACGCTGGCGGCGAGCGGCATCGGCGATTTCCGCTATATCCTGAAGTGGAACGAGCTGAACGCGCCGCTGAAGCGCAACGTGACGATCGAGGATGTCGGCGGCGCCGGACTGTATCTGCTCAGCGACCTGTCGGCCGGCGTGACGGGCGAGATCCATCATGTCGATGCCGGGTACAATGTCGTGGGCATGAAGGCCGAGGACGCGCCCGACATCGCATTGTCGTGA
- a CDS encoding glycoside hydrolase family 9 protein, producing the protein MARTLLTVAAAAMLGVSIPAIAQDQAQTPVAETRLKLSDQEYLEARGVNWLVFSNWYDGLFADAKHSGVELIQQGVRTATNGDVRLSATPGQWDPIGRLVERKVDKASGTIEAILEYPEHNFRYRIIGTPAGKAMRLQVVLDQPLPAALAGKAGFNLEFLPSAYFHKSFLADGRGGTMPVYPASAMVAGGDRNAASGREVGPGAETLPFASGSTLVLAPEDDARRVTIRSASGPLTLHDGRNMAQNGWFVVRGALPSGKTGAVIDWTLEANSVPGWTRPPNIGHSQLGYAPAQKKVAVIELDANARPAVNARLIRITETGEQVAGTVPAKAWGKYKRYQYLTADFTATTAPGLYQIDYDGTRTATFRISADVFADAWHPTNDVFMNVQMDHMFVNEAYRVWHSDPHRDDARQAPVNHEHIDLYRQGPTTDTSFKPGEHIPGLNVGGWLDAGDFDIRTQTQYAAIRGLVNAWESWKPARDTTWIDTALRRVELHVPDGKPDVVQQVAHGTRYLVSMYDAVGYAVHGVVEPDVAQYTHLGDAAAKTDGLIYDPSLKYGEEKGGRSGKPDDRWVFTSRSSALNYGSAAAMAAASRVLGGVDDALAAKARKLAIQVWDEEQSHPPFTFSHGNTTGGPLEAEMFDAAVELLLTTGDRTKYAPHVARLWDELAAKNMVDWQTAIKALPMMDAAYRGKLETAAREWAAVDAGLAKANPFGVPVTEGGWAGSGAVVSHGLTAYALHKAFPGIVDGSAVFRSMDFLMGTHPYHNLSLVSGVGTRSKEVSYGSNRADFSFIAGGVVPGILMLKPDFPENKEDWPFFWGENEYVVNLGPAFIQLANAANELAAR; encoded by the coding sequence ATGGCGCGCACGCTGTTGACCGTGGCGGCTGCCGCGATGCTGGGGGTTTCGATCCCGGCAATCGCGCAGGATCAGGCGCAAACGCCCGTCGCCGAAACCCGGCTGAAGCTGTCCGATCAAGAGTATCTGGAAGCGCGCGGCGTCAACTGGCTGGTCTTTTCAAACTGGTATGATGGCCTGTTCGCCGATGCCAAACATTCCGGCGTCGAACTGATCCAGCAGGGCGTCCGCACCGCGACCAATGGCGACGTCCGCCTGTCCGCGACGCCGGGTCAATGGGATCCCATCGGACGGCTTGTCGAACGCAAAGTGGACAAAGCCTCCGGCACGATCGAGGCGATCCTGGAATATCCGGAGCACAATTTCCGGTACCGCATCATCGGCACGCCCGCAGGCAAGGCGATGCGGTTGCAGGTCGTGCTGGACCAACCATTGCCGGCCGCGCTTGCGGGCAAGGCGGGGTTTAATCTGGAATTCCTGCCCTCGGCCTATTTTCACAAGAGCTTCCTCGCCGATGGCAGGGGCGGCACCATGCCGGTCTATCCCGCCTCCGCGATGGTGGCGGGCGGCGACCGCAATGCAGCGTCGGGGCGAGAGGTCGGGCCGGGGGCGGAAACCCTGCCCTTTGCGTCCGGATCGACCCTGGTGCTGGCGCCAGAGGACGACGCCCGCCGCGTGACGATCCGCTCGGCCAGCGGCCCGCTGACCCTGCACGACGGGCGCAACATGGCCCAGAATGGCTGGTTCGTGGTGCGCGGTGCCCTGCCCTCGGGCAAGACCGGCGCGGTCATCGACTGGACGCTGGAGGCGAACAGCGTCCCCGGCTGGACCCGTCCGCCCAATATCGGCCATTCGCAGCTTGGCTATGCCCCGGCGCAGAAAAAGGTCGCGGTGATTGAACTGGACGCCAATGCCCGTCCCGCGGTGAACGCGCGACTGATCCGCATTACTGAAACCGGCGAACAAGTGGCGGGCACCGTGCCGGCCAAGGCGTGGGGCAAGTACAAGCGCTACCAGTATCTGACCGCCGATTTCACCGCGACGACCGCGCCGGGCCTGTATCAGATCGATTATGACGGCACGCGCACTGCCACGTTCCGTATCAGCGCCGATGTGTTCGCCGATGCCTGGCACCCCACCAACGACGTGTTCATGAACGTCCAGATGGACCATATGTTCGTGAACGAGGCGTATCGCGTGTGGCACAGCGATCCGCACCGCGACGATGCGCGACAGGCGCCCGTCAATCACGAACATATCGACCTGTATCGTCAGGGACCGACCACCGACACCAGCTTCAAACCCGGCGAGCATATCCCCGGCCTGAATGTCGGCGGCTGGCTGGACGCCGGCGATTTCGACATCCGTACCCAGACGCAATATGCCGCCATTCGCGGCCTTGTGAACGCCTGGGAAAGCTGGAAACCGGCGCGCGACACGACCTGGATCGACACTGCGCTCCGCCGCGTCGAACTGCACGTGCCGGACGGCAAGCCGGACGTGGTGCAACAGGTGGCGCACGGCACCCGCTACCTCGTGTCGATGTACGATGCCGTCGGCTATGCCGTGCACGGCGTGGTCGAACCGGACGTGGCGCAATACACGCATCTGGGCGATGCGGCGGCCAAGACCGATGGCCTGATCTATGACCCGTCGCTGAAATATGGCGAGGAAAAGGGCGGACGCAGCGGCAAGCCGGATGACCGCTGGGTGTTTACCAGCAGATCTTCTGCCCTGAATTACGGATCGGCCGCAGCGATGGCGGCGGCATCGCGCGTGCTGGGCGGGGTTGACGACGCGCTGGCGGCAAAGGCGCGCAAGCTGGCCATTCAGGTCTGGGATGAGGAACAGTCGCACCCGCCCTTCACCTTCAGCCACGGCAACACCACCGGCGGACCGCTTGAGGCGGAAATGTTCGACGCGGCGGTCGAGCTGCTGCTGACCACCGGCGACAGGACGAAATACGCCCCCCATGTCGCCCGGCTGTGGGACGAACTGGCGGCGAAGAACATGGTCGATTGGCAGACCGCGATAAAGGCGCTGCCGATGATGGATGCGGCCTATCGCGGCAAGCTGGAAACGGCGGCGCGCGAATGGGCGGCGGTCGATGCCGGACTGGCAAAGGCCAATCCGTTCGGCGTGCCGGTGACAGAGGGGGGCTGGGCGGGGTCCGGCGCGGTCGTCAGCCATGGCCTGACCGCCTATGCGCTGCACAAGGCGTTTCCCGGGATAGTCGATGGCAGCGCAGTGTTCCGCTCGATGGATTTCCTGATGGGCACGCATCCCTATCACAATCTGTCGCTCGTCTCCGGCGTCGGCACGCGGTCGAAGGAAGTCAGCTATGGCAGCAACCGTGCTGATTTCAGCTTCATCGCAGGCGGCGTGGTGCCCGGTATCCTGATGCTGAAGCCCGATTTTCCGGAGAACAAGGAGGACTGGCCGTTCTTCTGGGGCGAAAACGAATATGTCGTGAACTTGGGTCCTGCCTTCATCCAGCTCGCCAACGCCGCCAACGAACTGGCGGCGCGGTAA
- the aroC gene encoding chorismate synthase, producing the protein MSFNTFGRVFRFTTWGESHGPALGAVVDGCPPGLSLSEADIQPFLDQRRPGQSRFTTQRQEPDQVRILSGVFEGRTTGTPISLMIENVDQRSKDYSDVAKAYRPGHADYAYDAKYGFRDYRGGGRSSARETAARVAAGGVARLAIPEVTITAWVEAIGGDAIDYANFDAAEIGNNPFFCPDAAAAARWEALVDGARKSGSSLGAVIACEARGVPAGWGAPLYAKLDSELAAAMMSINAVKGVEIGDGFAAATLTGEQNADAMRPGEDGTPQFLANHAGGIAGGISTGQPVLVRVAFKPTSSILTPVETVTREGEATEILTKGRHDPCVGIRGAPVVAAMMALVLADQKLLHRAQCG; encoded by the coding sequence ATGAGTTTCAACACGTTCGGGCGGGTGTTCCGCTTTACCACCTGGGGCGAAAGCCATGGCCCGGCGCTGGGCGCGGTGGTCGATGGCTGCCCCCCCGGCCTGTCGCTGAGCGAGGCGGACATTCAGCCGTTCCTGGACCAGCGCCGTCCCGGCCAGTCGCGCTTTACCACCCAGCGGCAGGAACCGGATCAGGTCCGCATCCTGTCCGGCGTGTTCGAAGGGCGGACGACCGGCACGCCGATCAGCCTGATGATCGAAAACGTCGACCAGCGGTCCAAGGATTATTCGGACGTCGCAAAGGCCTATCGCCCCGGCCATGCCGATTATGCCTATGACGCCAAATACGGCTTTCGCGACTATCGCGGCGGCGGGCGATCCTCGGCGCGGGAAACGGCGGCGCGGGTCGCGGCGGGCGGCGTCGCCCGGCTGGCGATCCCGGAGGTGACGATCACCGCCTGGGTCGAGGCGATTGGCGGCGATGCGATCGATTATGCCAATTTCGATGCGGCGGAAATCGGGAACAATCCCTTTTTCTGTCCCGATGCAGCGGCCGCAGCGCGCTGGGAGGCGCTGGTCGACGGCGCGCGCAAGAGCGGATCGTCGCTGGGCGCGGTCATTGCGTGCGAGGCGCGCGGCGTGCCCGCCGGATGGGGCGCGCCGCTCTATGCCAAGCTGGACAGCGAACTGGCCGCCGCGATGATGAGCATCAACGCGGTGAAGGGCGTGGAGATCGGCGACGGCTTTGCCGCAGCGACCCTGACCGGCGAACAGAATGCCGATGCCATGCGGCCGGGCGAGGACGGGACGCCGCAATTCCTGGCCAATCACGCGGGCGGCATTGCTGGCGGCATTTCGACTGGCCAGCCCGTTCTTGTGCGGGTGGCGTTCAAGCCGACCAGTTCCATCCTGACCCCCGTCGAAACGGTGACGCGGGAGGGGGAGGCGACCGAGATCCTGACCAAGGGACGGCACGACCCGTGCGTCGGCATTCGCGGCGCACCGGTGGTGGCGGCGATGATGGCGCTGGTTCTGGCCGATCAGAAGCTGCTTCATCGCGCCCAGTGCGGTTGA
- a CDS encoding N-acetyltransferase: MTLTVRPAGAGDVAGIDRLMRQNFAAPAEAELLMRLCLDGDMVLAMVAADEAGGTLAGAAIFSRMHVELDGDPVAAVALAPLAVLPEYRRQGVGEALVSAGLEQLSRAGLGLCFVLGDPAYYARFGFKAETAAGFDSPYAGDHFMAAVLTGRPMPPGVRGVAAHAPAFAALGEDA, from the coding sequence ATGACGTTGACCGTCCGCCCCGCAGGTGCCGGCGACGTGGCTGGCATCGACCGGTTGATGCGCCAGAACTTCGCCGCGCCGGCCGAGGCGGAGCTGCTGATGCGGCTGTGCCTGGATGGCGACATGGTGCTGGCGATGGTGGCGGCGGACGAGGCGGGCGGCACGCTGGCCGGGGCCGCGATATTCAGCCGGATGCACGTTGAGCTGGATGGCGATCCCGTTGCTGCGGTCGCGCTGGCGCCGCTGGCCGTGCTGCCCGAATATCGGCGACAGGGGGTTGGCGAGGCGCTGGTTTCCGCCGGGTTGGAACAGCTGTCCCGCGCCGGGCTCGGCCTGTGCTTCGTGCTGGGCGATCCGGCCTATTATGCCCGGTTCGGGTTCAAGGCCGAGACGGCAGCCGGGTTCGACAGCCCCTATGCCGGGGATCATTTCATGGCGGCGGTGCTGACCGGACGGCCCATGCCGCCCGGCGTGCGCGGCGTGGCGGCGCATGCCCCCGCCTTTGCGGCGCTGGGGGAGGACGCATGA